In a genomic window of Sorghum bicolor mitochondrion, complete genome:
- the atp4 gene encoding ATPase subunit 4, whose amino-acid sequence MMTRLSSTDMKDINMLFAAIPSICASSPKKISIYNEEMIVARCFIGFLIFSRKSLGKTFKETLDGRIESIQEELQQFFNPNEVIPEESNEQQRLLRVSLRICSTVVESLPTARCAPKCEKTVQALLCRNLNVKSATLLNATSSRRIRLQEDIITGFHFSVSERFVSGSTVEASTVEQIRGEAFVPIDLIREGLIVLRKVRVGGSIFEE is encoded by the coding sequence ATGATGACTAGATTGAGTTCAACGGATATGAAGGATATAAATATGCTATTTGCTGCTATTCCATCTATTTGTGCATCAAGTCCGAAGAAGATCTCAATCTATAATGAAGAAATGATAGTAGCTCGTTGTTTTATAGGCTTTCTCATATTCAGTCGGAAGAGTTTAGGTAAGACTTTCAAAGAAACTCTCGACGGGAGAATCGAGTCTATTCAGGAAGAATTGCAGCAATTCTTCAATCCTAACGAAGTCATTCCGGAGGAATCCAATGAACAACAACGGTTACTTAGGGTCAGCTTGCGAATTTGCAGCACCGTAGTAGAATCATTACCAACGGCACGCTGTGCGCCTAAGTGCGAAAAGACAGTGCAAGCTTTGTTATGCCGAAACCTAAATGTAAAGTCAGCAACACTTCTAAATGCCACTTCTTCCCGTCGCATCCGTCTTCAGGAAGATATAATCACTGGTTTTCACTTTTCAGTGAGTGAAAGATTTGTATCCGGGTCTACGGTAGAAGCTTCTACCGTAGAACAAATTCGAGGAGAGGCCTTCGTACCCATAGACCTAATTCGAGAAGGCTTGATAGTCCTCAGAAAGGTGAGGGTGGGGGGTTCTATTTTTGAAGAATAA